The Anaerolineales bacterium region CCTATCCCGCCGTCGCTCAATACAGACCCGGACGTATGCGTGCCATGACCAGAGTCCACGTCAATCGAGCCGTCGTTGACAACCGATTGGAAACATCCGCCGGCAGAGCCGGGCCAATTATAGATAGCGACGACTCGACTCGCCGGGATGTCTGTGTGCGCGGTGGCGGCTGTCCCGCCGCCCAAGCCGGTATCCGAAACCGCCGCGATCTGCGTCGAGCCATCATATCCGCGTGAGTTGGCAACCGCCGCGCCGATGATATCGCGCGCGTCGTCGTTCTTTGCCGGTCCCTCGGGCTTGCTGACAAATGTTTGGTTCAAAGCAAAGTTGCTGATCGAGGCAACATCGTCTACCCCTGCGATCGCATCCACAAATGAGCCGTTCGCGGCGACGATCAATGTGTCGTTTTCAAAAGCGAGTATCTGCACGCCTGTTTGGGCGACCAGTCCGCGGACAGCCCCGAAATTCGAGCCTCTCTCGATGCGGATCATATATACATTTGTCGCGCTATCACGCTTCAAGTCGGCGCCGTATTTGAACTGCGCTCGGAACGGGATCACGCTGTTGACAAAATTCATCCCCCTCACGCGTTGGGCAATGGCGGCGTTCATTCGCACTTTGAATGCAAAGTCTGGGATGTAGTCCAGCGTCTCCGCGCCTTGCGCTGTCAACGCGTCCTTCCACGCCTGCTGAACGGGACCCGCAAACTGGACGATGAAGTACCTGCCGCTTGCCTGCGCAACGCCCTCCAATTGAGAGGGAACGAAAACGCCGCTCTTCAGATGGATCGAAGCCTCTGAACGCGCGGCGGGAACCAAAGTGGTCGAACCTAATACGAGGGTCAACACGACGATGGCTGACAAAAGATACCGGAACGCCTTATTCATACACACTCTCCTCTTGGTGATAAATAATGGAAAACGCTGACCTACGCAAGCCAACGTTTAGACATACCCTGTGCCGGAAAATTTGAATGTTTATTGGATAGTGAAAGCGATTTTACTCCCGTTCAATTGGATGTCAATGGATGAAAAGTTACAGATGAAACCCCGCTTCTGACTCAGGGACGGCTGCCCCAGCCTCGTTTACGGACTTGGCCAGGGGATCTCTGCCGGTCCACCGTAGCCGTGCTTCTCCTGCACGAAGACGCGCCCATGCGAGGGGATGGCGCAACCCGGTTCATCCACATCCACAGTGATAGCGGGATAGTTCGTGCCGAGCGTCTCGAAGACGATCTGCCCCGCCTCGCAGCGCCACACCTCGATGAGGTATTGCTGCATGTTTTCATCTTCGTATTTACCGGGGCTGATGGGCACCGCCTCCCACGTGATTGTCACTTTGCCATCCTCTTCGCGTTTGGCGTTTGCCCAACTGGGACCCGGATAATACGGCGAGACCGGCAGTTTGAGCCCGGGGTAAACGATCGGCAAGGCTTGCGGGTCGCCTTGAATGTCGAGGAACTTTTGATTCACCCAGCAATTAGCATTTCGGTTTTGAGCGTCCACATTTTGCACCCAGACCCAGTTATTGGCGTCGGTGCGCCCGATCAATCTTATTCTTGCTGTTCGATTAAAAGCAATGAGGTAGAGGTAGAGCGCGCCGGGACCGTAGCGGCAACTTAATTTATCGGCGATCACAGTGGCGCGCAAACTTTCGACGGTGGGGATGGGCGTTGAGGTCGGCGTTGCGGTGGGCGCGGGGGTGTCGGTGGGCAGGGGCGTGGAGGTGAACGTGGGAAGCGGGGTAAAAGTCTGGGTGGCGGGAACGGCTGAGGGTGTGTCGGCAGGTTGAAGGGAGGGCGAAGCGGGTTCTCCTCCAGCGCTTGTGGCGCAGGCGGTTACAAAGATCAAAACGACAATGCAGATCAACGCGTGGGGTTTCATCCCCGAATTGTATCAAACCTCATGAGGCGATCAGATTTTTGGATTCGCCAGCGAGCCCAGCCAGCGATGTGACGCCTTGCGCGAGGAGACTACCGCCATACCATACCATGTGATATTGTAGATCGCCGGTGACGATGCCGATGTGGAATGTCCAAACGGTCGTCGCCGCGCCGAGGGCAACGAGGAAGAGACTGCTCATCGGCAGCAATCCTGAACGCGCCGCGCCTGCGCCGCCAAGCCAAGTGACGATGCCGATCAGGATGACAATTGTCCCAGCGACGGTTTTGGCGATGAGCCATAAGATTTGAAACGGCTCGACCTCGACGCTCGAAAGGGTGAGGAGCAATAAGATGCCCGCTGTGATCGAGTTGATCAGCGCAAGAAAAATGGAAATGGTTTTCATGAGGATGCCTCCGTCTGCTGGTTTTCGCCAAGCATACGTGTGAGAGTCTCTCAAATTCTCTACGGAGGCTGTCAAAGACTGGAGGAATTGGGTTATTCGTCTTTTGCGGGGGCGAAACGCGCCTGCGCTCCCATGTTGAGATGCAACGCGTAAAACCCCAACGCTGAGAGGACGCACAGCGCGCCGCCGATGTACCACAATAGATGCGGTTCGTAATGGTCGAGGATCAAACCTGCCGCGGCGGGACTGACGGTCGCTGGGATGGTCCAACCGAGATCGTAGATCGCCATGTACCGCCCGCGCATTTCTGGCGGCGCGAAATTGACGGCGATGACGCGATTGGTGGGGAAGGCGATCATCTCGCCCACTGTGATCACGATCACGGCGAGCAGGAACATGAAAACCCCCTGCACGAATCCGATCATGAGAAAACCGATCGCAAAGAAGAATGTGCCGAGGGTCATGATCTGAAACGGCGGATATTTTCGAATCACGCGGCTGACCCAAAACTGAAACAGGACCACCTCCAGCCCGGCGATGGCAAGTATCGTGCCGTACGCTTGCGAATTGATCTGGTGGACATCGCGCAGGTAGACCGGGAAGGAACTGTATTCCTGCTGGTAGACGAACAAAGAGAGGACGCCGACAAGGATGAACGCAATGTAGGCGTTATCGCGCAAAACGATCCGGTAATCTGAAACCGTTTTGAGAAAGGATTCTGCGCGTTTTTCTTCCTTGTGACTTTTGGGTTGCGTTTCGGGAAGTTTGAAAAACAGGATCGCCGCGACGAGCGAACTGATGACCGCATCGGTGACGAACAAGGCGAGGTAGGAACGCGTCGCGATCAACCCGCCGAGCGCGGCGCCGAAGATCCATGCCAGATTGAAAGCGACGCGCGTGATTCCGAATCCCTCCTGACGTTTGGATTCCGGCAGGATGTCTGCCATCATCGCGTCCTGCGCGGGGGCGGCAAGCCTCGAGAGGATGCCGACAAAGACCACCAACGGGTAAAGCAGGTTCACATCCGATGCAAGACCGAAGGAGAGACTGCTCAAGGCGCTGAAAACCAGACCGAAAAGAATCAACCTCCTGCGCCCGAAGCGATCGGTAAGCGCGCCGCCGATCATGCTCCCGACGATTCCAAAGAAGGATGACATGCCGATCAGGACTCCCGCCTGCGTCATACCGACGCCGAACTTCTCGGTGATGTACAGCGCAAAGAACGGAAACAGCAGGGCGCTGCCGATGGAATCGATGAACAGCGTGAAGACAACGAGCCATAAGAGGGAGGGGAATTCCGCGTAGGTTTTTCGGATATTGTTCAGCATAGTGGCTCTGTCTGCTTCCTCCAAGTGCGAATGATAACCTTATTAAAGGAAAAATGCCTACACAGAGTTGTGAGGTATGGAAAGGAAAATCTCGTGTGATATAATCGTTCCATCTTATAAAAGGTCGAGCGTGTTTACGTCACCGTCAACCCAAATAATAGGGTTGGCGGTTATTTTCTTAATCACCGGCTAGATTATCGAGGAGCTAACCATGGATGCAAAACTGTATGTTGGAAATTTGTCGTTTGAGACCACTGAACAAGGTTTGCGCGAATTATTTATGCAAGCTGGAAATGTGGTATCTGTTGCGTTGATCAAGGATCGTGACAGCGGCAGGTCGAAGGGGTTTGGGTTCGTGGAGATGGGTTCACAGAGCGAGGCGCAAAAGGCAATTAGCATGTTCAATAGCTATACCCTGAATGATCGCCAATTGACTGTAAACGTTGCCCGTCCGCGCGAGGAACGGGGCGGTTTTCGTCAGGATCGCGGCGGTCCGCGCAAACGGGATAATAACAATCGCCGCCGCTATTAACCGCGCAATGACATTCGCAATTGGCGATACGGTCGTTCATCCACAGCATGGGGTGGGGCAGGTAGTTAATTTGGAAGACAGAGAATTCGAGCCGGGCAAGATGCGGCAGTATTACGAGATCTCCATCCCGTCTGGCGGTACCGTGTGGATGCCTGCGGACCTGCATCCATCCGGGTTACGAAGCCTGGCGGCGAGAAGTGAGATCGCGCAGTGCCGCCAAATTCTCCTTTCTCGTCCCGCCTCGTTTAAAGACGATGTTCGGACCCGTCAGGCAAATCTAGCTGGCAGACTCAAGCAGGGAACGATCCGCACCCAATGCGAAATTGTCCGTGACTTGTTTGCCTTTGGCGAGCACAAATCGCTCTATGGCTCGATGGCTGGGTTCTTTCGGCAAACGCAAAACGTGTTGTGCCAGGAGTGGGCGCTCGTGGAGGGGGTGACCTTCACGGAAGCGCTTCAGGAAGTGACTTCCCTGCTTGAAAAAAGCAGGGCTTCCATGAGGAAAGCCAAAGCTTAAGACAGGTTCAAAAAAGTTGACAGGCAATGTCAACTTTTTTATTTGGGCAGGGATGAGGTAAAACCCAATCCCACACAATCCGCTTATTTCTGCTTGGAGAAGAATTTGTTCACATAGATATGTGCTTTTCCAAAAACGAATGAATGAGTGGAGAAGTTTGCCGATGATGCGAAACCAAACATTCATGTCCTCCGTTTTTGATGATGACAAGCTCGGCGTTTGGAACTCGACGCGCAACTTCCCGGCTGAATTCCAACGGAATCAACTTGTCTTGATCGCCATGGATCAGAAGAGTTGGAACACGCAGATCCTCCCATTTGAAATTATCCATCGTATTGACGTTGGCTAGATCGTTCTGAACTCCCGCGAATCGTTCTGAGATCGGATTGTTCTCGAAGAAAACCCGCATCATAGAGCGTGTCTGTGCGTCGCGGACCATAAATGGCAATCCTGCATAGATTGCCACCCGCGCGAGCAACCAAGCAACGTTATCTGGCAATGAATTGACATGTTCTACGATTTTGACGGATGCTTTCGGCGGTGTTTTCGTAATTGCATCTGCCAGAATCAATCCCGAACAGCGGTCTTCATGCTTTAGGGCAAAATACGCCGCAGACATCCCTCCGCCTGATAAGCCGAGGATGAAGGCTTTCTCAATGTTCAACAAATCCAATAATGCCGCGTAGGCGTCAGACATCTCAGCCGGGGATTGACCTGTATCCAATGGTGTTCCCAAATACCCCGCTCGTGAGACAGCGATTCCCTGAAAGCCGTTCAGCAACCTTGCAAGCACAAGTCCTTGGTCATATCCGCCTCCAGTGCTGTGACAGAGGATCACAGCCGCACCCTCGCCATGAAGAGCGAATTCAATCAAGCCATGCGATGTTTGAATGATCTGGCTGGGTGATTGCATGGGTTGATTGTAGAAGGACGCGTACCCCCCTCCTTGCGAAGTGTTCCTGACATGAGCTAGGAGAGGAGTAAACCACCTTGCCAAAAAACCATCATCATCTGGGTGAGGTTCAACCGAAATCGCTCGTCTCTGTGCGCTAGAATAGATGCTCCATTACGTAGCCGCTCCGATTCGTTATCAGATCGAATAGAGTTCGATCTTGTTGAAAGACACTATATGAGATCATAAAAGTGTCCGAGTAGATAAATCAGAGCTCCAAATC contains the following coding sequences:
- a CDS encoding MFS transporter, whose product is MLNNIRKTYAEFPSLLWLVVFTLFIDSIGSALLFPFFALYITEKFGVGMTQAGVLIGMSSFFGIVGSMIGGALTDRFGRRRLILFGLVFSALSSLSFGLASDVNLLYPLVVFVGILSRLAAPAQDAMMADILPESKRQEGFGITRVAFNLAWIFGAALGGLIATRSYLALFVTDAVISSLVAAILFFKLPETQPKSHKEEKRAESFLKTVSDYRIVLRDNAYIAFILVGVLSLFVYQQEYSSFPVYLRDVHQINSQAYGTILAIAGLEVVLFQFWVSRVIRKYPPFQIMTLGTFFFAIGFLMIGFVQGVFMFLLAVIVITVGEMIAFPTNRVIAVNFAPPEMRGRYMAIYDLGWTIPATVSPAAAGLILDHYEPHLLWYIGGALCVLSALGFYALHLNMGAQARFAPAKDE
- a CDS encoding RNA-binding protein; the protein is MDAKLYVGNLSFETTEQGLRELFMQAGNVVSVALIKDRDSGRSKGFGFVEMGSQSEAQKAISMFNSYTLNDRQLTVNVARPREERGGFRQDRGGPRKRDNNNRRRY
- a CDS encoding CarD family transcriptional regulator, with the protein product MTFAIGDTVVHPQHGVGQVVNLEDREFEPGKMRQYYEISIPSGGTVWMPADLHPSGLRSLAARSEIAQCRQILLSRPASFKDDVRTRQANLAGRLKQGTIRTQCEIVRDLFAFGEHKSLYGSMAGFFRQTQNVLCQEWALVEGVTFTEALQEVTSLLEKSRASMRKAKA
- a CDS encoding alpha/beta hydrolase; its protein translation is MQSPSQIIQTSHGLIEFALHGEGAAVILCHSTGGGYDQGLVLARLLNGFQGIAVSRAGYLGTPLDTGQSPAEMSDAYAALLDLLNIEKAFILGLSGGGMSAAYFALKHEDRCSGLILADAITKTPPKASVKIVEHVNSLPDNVAWLLARVAIYAGLPFMVRDAQTRSMMRVFFENNPISERFAGVQNDLANVNTMDNFKWEDLRVPTLLIHGDQDKLIPLEFSREVARRVPNAELVIIKNGGHECLVSHHRQTSPLIHSFLEKHISM